Within the Achromobacter spanius genome, the region CTGATCGGCGTGGGTATTGCCATGCTGTTCGCCTTCGCCAACCCGTTCGTCGGTTAAGGCAGCGCCCGCCGGCGAATAGGCGGGTCATGACGTTGGCGGCGATGTGGGCAACAGCCCCGTCGCCGGCCAGCAAAGTATCGAGTGCTCCGTGACGCCCCTTTCCGGGTGCGGTCGGAGCCGCAAGGTGTTAAAGGAACGACCGTGAATCTGAACGCGACGATCATTTTCCAGATGCTCGTGTTCTTCGTTCTGGGCTGGTTCACGATGAAATTCGTGTGGCCTCCTCTGACGAAGGCGATGGACGAGCGCCGCCAAAAAATCGCCGACGGCCTTGCCGCCGCCGAGAAGGGCAAGGCCGATTTGGCTCAAGCCCAGGCGCGTGTCAGTCTGATCGAGGCTTCTGCCAAGTCCGAAAACCACGCCCGCATCATCGAGGCCGAGAAGCAAGCTGCCTCCCTGATCGAGCAAGCCCGCCGTGAAGCGGAAGCTGAACGCGCCCGTATCGTGGCCCAAGCCGCTCAGGATGCCGCGCAGGAAGTCCAGCGCGCTCGTGACTCGCTGCGCGACGATGTTGCCGCGCTGGCTGTCAAGGGTGCTGAACAGATCCTCAAGCGCGAGGTTGACGCCCGCGCCCACGCCGAGCTGCTCAACCAGCTTCGCGCGCAGCTTTAATCCGGGACCGTCATGGCTGAACTTTCCACTGTTGCCCGGCCCTACGCTGAAGCGCTCTTCAGCGCAGCGCGCGACGACAAGGCCGGCTTGCCGGCCTGGGCCGACCTGGTCAGCGAAATGTCGCAGGTCGCCTCCAACCCCGACGTGCGCGAGGCCATGGCCGACCCGCGTCTGGGTGACAAGCAGCGCGTCGAGCTGTTCTCCGGCCTGATCAAGGCCGAACTGCCGCAGGCCGCCCGTAATTTCATCGAGCTGCTGGTTGAAAACGACCGGCTGCTGCTGCTGCCCGACATCGCCACGCAATTCGTGGTGCTGCGCAATCGTCACGAGGGCACGGCGCAGGCGGAAATCACCAGCGCGTTCGAACTGAGCGACGCCCAGGTCAAAGACCTGGTCGACGCGCTCGAACAAAAATTCGGCCTCAAGCTCAAGCCCAACGTCACCGTCGACCAGTCGTTGATCGGCGGCGTGCGCGTGGCTGTCGGTGACCAGGTGCTCGATACTTCCGTACAAGCCCAATTGGTCCGCATGCGCGATCAGCTCGCCGCTTAAGGCAACTAACAGGATTCCAGGAGTCAATATGCAACTCAATCCCTCCGAGATCAGCGAACTGCTCAAGAGCCGCATCGAGGGCCTGGGCGCTTCGGCTGATGTCCGTACTCAGGGCACCGTCGTGTCCGTGACCGACGGTATTACCCGCATCCACGGCTTGTCCGACGTGATGCAGGGCGAAATGCTCGAATTTCCCAACAACGTTTTCGGTCTGGCGCTCAACCTCGAGCGCGACTCCGTCGGCGCCGTTATTCTGGGCGACTACACCGGCATCTCCGAAGGCGACCAGGTCAAGACGACCGGCCGCATTCTGGAAGTTCCGGTTGGTCCGGAACTGAAAGGCCGCGTGGTGAACACGCTGGGCGAGCCGATCGACGGCAAGGGCCCGGTCAACGCCAAGGAAACCGACATCATTGAAAAAGTGGCGCCTGGCGTTATTGCCCGCCGCTCGGTGTCGCAGCCGCTGCAAACCGGCGTCAAGGCTATCGACTCGATGGTGCCGATCGGCCGTGGCCAGCGCGAGCTGATCATTGGCGACCGCCAAACCGGCAAGACCGCTGTCGCCGTCGACACGATCATCAGCCAGAAGGGCAAGGGCGTCACCTGCGTGTACGTCGCTATCGGCCAGAAGGCTTCCACGATCAACAACGTGGTGCGCAAGCTGGAAGAGCACGGCGCGATGGAATACACCATCGTCGTGGCCGCTTCGGCTTCGGACTCGGCCGCCATGCAATACCTGGCCGCCTACGCCGGTTGCACGATGGGCGAATACTTCCGCGATCGTGGCGAAGACGCCCTGATCGTTTATGACGACCTGACCAAGCAAGCCTGGGCCTACCGCCAGGTGTCGCTGCTGCTGCGCCGTCCGCCGGGCCGTGAAGCCTACCCGGGCGACGTGTTCTACCTGCACTCGCGTCTGCTGGAACGTGCTGCCCGCGTGAACGAAGACTACGTCGAAAAGTTCACCAACGGCGCCGTCAAGGGCAAGACCGGTTCGCTGACCGCACTGCCGATCATCGAAACGCAAGCCGGCGACGTGTCCGCCTTCGTTCCGACCAACGTGATCTCGATCACCGACGGCCAGATCTTCCTGGAAACCGACCTGTTCAACGCCGGTGTCCGCCCCGCCATCAACGCCGGTATCTCGGTGTCGCGTGTGGGTGGTGCTGCGCAGACCAAGGTCGTCAAGAAGCTGTCCGGCGGTATCCGTACCGACTTGGCGCAGTACCGTGAACTGGCCGCCTTCGCGCAGTTCGCTTCCGACCTGGACGACGCCACCCGTCGCCAGCTGGAACGCGGCAAGCGCGTGGTCGAACTGCTCAAGCAGCCGCAATACCAGCCGCTGCAAGTGTGGGAACTGGCCGTCACGCTGTACACGGTCAACAACGGCTACCTGGATGACGTGGACGTGGCCCAAGTGCTGTCGTTCGAGAAGTCGCTGAAGGATCAACTGAAGGCCAAGCATGCGGCCATGATCCAGCGCATCGAAGACACCAAGGAACTGTCCAAGGACGACGAGGCCGAACTGGCCACCGCCGTTCAGGAATTCAAGAAGCACGGTGCTTTTTAAGAAAGTGATGGGTTAGGCGTCTGCAACGCCTCACCCGTCCTTACCGGATGGTTGAGGCGTGAGCGGAACCCATCGGCCAGTCTTCACAGGAAAGCGCAATGCCCGGAATTAAGGAAATCCGAACCAAGATCAAGAGCGTGCAAAACACGCGCAAGATCACCAAGGCGATGGAAATGGTCGCCGCATCCAAAATGCGCAAGGCGCAGGAACGGATGCGTGCTGGTCGTCCGTACGCCACCAAGGTGCGCGAGATTGCTGCGCACCTGATGCAGGCCAACCCCGAGTACAGCCACCCGTACCTGGTCGAACGCGAAGTCAAGGCGGTCGGCGTGGTCATGGTGACGACTGACAAGGGTTTGTGCGGCGGCTTGAACACCAACATCACTCGCGTGACGTTGGGCAAGCTGAAAGAGTTCGAGAAAAACGGCATCGCCGTGCAAGCGACCGCTTTCGGCAACAAGGGCGTGGGTGTGCTGACCCGTATCGGCGC harbors:
- a CDS encoding F0F1 ATP synthase subunit B, translating into MNLNATIIFQMLVFFVLGWFTMKFVWPPLTKAMDERRQKIADGLAAAEKGKADLAQAQARVSLIEASAKSENHARIIEAEKQAASLIEQARREAEAERARIVAQAAQDAAQEVQRARDSLRDDVAALAVKGAEQILKREVDARAHAELLNQLRAQL
- a CDS encoding F0F1 ATP synthase subunit delta; this translates as MAELSTVARPYAEALFSAARDDKAGLPAWADLVSEMSQVASNPDVREAMADPRLGDKQRVELFSGLIKAELPQAARNFIELLVENDRLLLLPDIATQFVVLRNRHEGTAQAEITSAFELSDAQVKDLVDALEQKFGLKLKPNVTVDQSLIGGVRVAVGDQVLDTSVQAQLVRMRDQLAA
- the atpA gene encoding F0F1 ATP synthase subunit alpha; translation: MQLNPSEISELLKSRIEGLGASADVRTQGTVVSVTDGITRIHGLSDVMQGEMLEFPNNVFGLALNLERDSVGAVILGDYTGISEGDQVKTTGRILEVPVGPELKGRVVNTLGEPIDGKGPVNAKETDIIEKVAPGVIARRSVSQPLQTGVKAIDSMVPIGRGQRELIIGDRQTGKTAVAVDTIISQKGKGVTCVYVAIGQKASTINNVVRKLEEHGAMEYTIVVAASASDSAAMQYLAAYAGCTMGEYFRDRGEDALIVYDDLTKQAWAYRQVSLLLRRPPGREAYPGDVFYLHSRLLERAARVNEDYVEKFTNGAVKGKTGSLTALPIIETQAGDVSAFVPTNVISITDGQIFLETDLFNAGVRPAINAGISVSRVGGAAQTKVVKKLSGGIRTDLAQYRELAAFAQFASDLDDATRRQLERGKRVVELLKQPQYQPLQVWELAVTLYTVNNGYLDDVDVAQVLSFEKSLKDQLKAKHAAMIQRIEDTKELSKDDEAELATAVQEFKKHGAF